A single region of the Pseudarthrobacter sp. NIBRBAC000502770 genome encodes:
- a CDS encoding DUF1440 domain-containing protein, giving the protein MKITEAFEDLVTAWVAGYVGTKAMEPVSMKLYELESAQDRAREDAARPGPPYELAAKKIFGAGGIMLEGKALERASLFMHYGLALSWSPLYVLLRRTTGMRVVPAGLATGTAMSLIADELLTPLAGFSAPNRAYPLVTHLRGFAAHQVFGLAVAATCETLWALRGRRP; this is encoded by the coding sequence ATGAAAATCACCGAAGCATTCGAAGACCTGGTCACCGCCTGGGTCGCCGGCTACGTCGGGACCAAGGCCATGGAACCGGTGAGCATGAAACTCTACGAACTGGAATCCGCACAGGACCGGGCCAGGGAAGACGCCGCCCGACCCGGGCCGCCCTATGAACTGGCCGCGAAGAAGATCTTCGGTGCCGGCGGGATCATGCTGGAGGGAAAAGCGCTGGAGCGAGCTTCGCTGTTCATGCATTATGGGCTTGCACTGAGCTGGTCGCCCCTGTATGTGCTGCTGCGCCGCACGACCGGGATGAGAGTGGTCCCGGCCGGCCTGGCCACGGGGACGGCGATGTCGTTGATCGCCGATGAATTGCTGACGCCCCTGGCCGGGTTCAGCGCCCCGAACCGCGCATACCCGCTGGTGACCCATCTGCGTGGCTTTGCCGCCCACCAGGTGTTCGGGCTCGCCGTAGCCGCAACCTGCGAGACGCTCTGGGCACTGCGGGGACGCCGACCGTGA
- a CDS encoding helicase associated domain-containing protein: MDRRLRRAPDAEWVLMYRLGLSRQRIADLVRVPPAAVGYHLAIARRQDPGLEAEHQAAAGAGPVPSRSPTDLARMEEVIAWASAEGRLPDGRSGDRSERSMARWLSVRRREAAQGTLDPAYSDGLAQVPGWVENRRKVEDEARWYERLAELVEFRLEGNDWPRHHDYESEREHTLGVWVHAQRYKCRRGELDPLKVKLLNNAAPGWQTGRTRGRPPLR; the protein is encoded by the coding sequence ATGGACAGGCGGTTGCGGCGCGCTCCTGACGCCGAATGGGTGCTGATGTACCGGCTCGGACTGAGCCGGCAACGCATCGCTGACCTCGTGCGCGTGCCGCCGGCCGCTGTCGGATACCACCTGGCCATCGCCCGCCGCCAGGATCCGGGACTGGAGGCCGAGCACCAGGCAGCGGCCGGCGCCGGACCTGTTCCATCCCGCTCCCCCACGGATCTCGCCCGGATGGAAGAGGTCATCGCCTGGGCCTCAGCCGAAGGCCGGCTGCCTGACGGCCGGTCCGGCGACCGGAGCGAACGGTCAATGGCCCGTTGGCTGTCCGTACGCCGGCGCGAAGCAGCCCAGGGGACCCTGGACCCGGCCTACAGCGACGGCCTTGCCCAGGTGCCGGGGTGGGTCGAAAACCGCCGGAAGGTGGAGGACGAGGCGCGGTGGTACGAGCGGCTGGCCGAGCTCGTGGAGTTCCGGTTGGAAGGCAACGACTGGCCACGCCACCACGATTACGAGTCAGAGCGTGAACATACCCTCGGGGTCTGGGTCCACGCGCAGCGGTACAAATGCCGCCGCGGCGAACTCGATCCTCTGAAGGTCAAGCTCCTGAACAATGCAGCTCCCGGGTGGCAGACCGGTCGGACCCGCGGCCGCCCTCCCCTGCGCTGA
- a CDS encoding haloacid dehalogenase type II: MTTAISVIVFDVNETLSDMSPMGERFSQVGAPAELAKLWFATLLRDGFALTASGDNGSFAAIGADALRGLLTGVELNRPLAAAVDHVMAGMTGLGVHPDVPEGIRALAAAGFRLITLSNGSAQIADKLFSEAGIRDAFESLLSVEDAPAWKPARASYEYAAAASGADPAGMLLVAVHPWDIHGAARAGLRTAWLNRTGGSYPGHFETPEFIITALTELPAALAAAR, translated from the coding sequence ATGACCACCGCCATTTCAGTCATTGTCTTTGATGTCAACGAAACCCTGTCAGACATGTCACCCATGGGGGAACGCTTCAGCCAGGTCGGAGCGCCGGCTGAACTGGCCAAACTCTGGTTCGCCACACTGCTACGTGACGGCTTCGCACTGACGGCCAGCGGAGACAACGGCTCATTCGCCGCCATCGGGGCCGACGCACTCCGGGGACTCCTGACCGGCGTGGAACTCAACCGCCCCCTCGCCGCAGCGGTCGACCATGTCATGGCCGGCATGACCGGCCTCGGGGTACATCCAGATGTACCCGAGGGGATCAGGGCACTCGCCGCTGCAGGGTTCCGACTGATCACGCTCAGCAACGGCTCCGCCCAGATCGCCGACAAGCTGTTCAGCGAAGCCGGGATCCGGGACGCGTTCGAATCGCTGCTTTCGGTCGAAGACGCGCCCGCCTGGAAGCCTGCCCGGGCCTCTTATGAATATGCCGCCGCTGCTTCCGGGGCTGACCCGGCCGGCATGCTGCTGGTCGCCGTGCATCCGTGGGACATCCACGGCGCCGCCCGCGCCGGATTGCGCACGGCCTGGCTGAACAGGACCGGGGGTAGCTACCCGGGCCACTTTGAGACTCCTGAATTCATCATCACAGCCCTGACCGAACTTCCCGCGGCCCTGGCAGCTGCGCGCTGA
- a CDS encoding ParB/RepB/Spo0J family partition protein, whose translation MNTTPTLEMLNPATLTVDINVRKDAALTPDFIASIKEHGVMEPVIAHRKDDGTVHVLMGQRRTRAAVEAGRTSIPVMIIESPEEAERIVTQVVENIQRAELTEADEADAYHQLSLIGVSAAAIAKKTGRTKTIVEGALKAKSSTAGSTALGKGYTIDEALIMAEFEGDQDATEELESVIADEPDQLLHVAQMLRDRRDRAAALAALIAELEAEGKTIVEDAGHYSNEENLYVSAAKRADGKPATDEDANAYLISTDYRGQHNAQPVITGWQDRGFTPKYERYDGGTQAQKGPMTEEQKAERKTLIANNREMESATKVRREFVKTLLSRKTAPKGWQYFTVHAITHDPETASGYDGKVATEMIGAKTGEDTDRWGWNPLRDHTAKTTTRPEFSLIALICAGYEKTLQKDSWRSAEKRHFHYLNQLTTWGYTASAVEQIIIDNHTTDTE comes from the coding sequence ATGAACACCACACCCACCCTCGAAATGCTCAACCCGGCCACCCTGACCGTGGACATCAACGTCCGCAAAGACGCCGCCCTGACCCCCGATTTCATTGCCAGCATCAAAGAGCACGGCGTGATGGAACCCGTCATCGCCCACCGCAAGGACGACGGGACCGTGCACGTCCTGATGGGACAGCGCCGCACCCGCGCCGCCGTTGAAGCCGGACGCACCAGCATCCCGGTGATGATCATCGAGTCCCCCGAGGAAGCAGAACGGATCGTGACCCAGGTCGTGGAGAACATCCAGCGCGCCGAACTGACCGAAGCGGACGAGGCCGACGCCTACCACCAGCTGTCCCTGATCGGCGTCTCAGCCGCCGCGATCGCCAAGAAAACCGGACGCACCAAGACCATCGTGGAAGGGGCGCTGAAAGCCAAATCCTCGACCGCCGGATCCACCGCCCTGGGCAAGGGATACACCATCGACGAAGCGCTCATCATGGCCGAATTTGAAGGGGACCAGGACGCCACGGAGGAATTAGAGTCCGTGATCGCGGACGAACCCGATCAGCTCCTGCACGTCGCGCAGATGCTCCGGGACCGCCGCGACCGCGCCGCCGCCCTCGCCGCACTCATCGCCGAGCTCGAGGCGGAGGGCAAGACCATCGTGGAGGACGCCGGGCACTACTCCAACGAAGAGAACCTGTACGTCTCGGCCGCGAAGCGGGCCGACGGGAAACCGGCCACCGACGAGGACGCCAACGCCTACCTGATCAGCACCGACTACCGGGGCCAGCACAACGCCCAGCCCGTCATCACCGGCTGGCAGGACCGGGGCTTCACCCCGAAGTACGAACGCTACGACGGCGGCACGCAGGCCCAGAAAGGCCCGATGACCGAGGAACAGAAAGCCGAGCGGAAAACCCTGATCGCCAATAACCGCGAGATGGAAAGCGCCACGAAGGTCAGGCGTGAATTCGTGAAGACCCTGCTGTCGCGCAAGACCGCGCCGAAGGGCTGGCAGTACTTCACCGTCCACGCCATCACCCACGACCCCGAAACCGCCAGCGGCTACGACGGCAAAGTCGCCACCGAGATGATCGGGGCCAAGACCGGAGAGGACACCGATCGGTGGGGCTGGAACCCGTTGCGGGACCACACCGCCAAAACCACCACACGCCCAGAATTCTCCCTCATCGCCCTGATCTGCGCCGGGTATGAAAAGACCCTCCAGAAAGACTCATGGCGGTCCGCCGAGAAGCGGCACTTCCACTACCTGAACCAGCTCACCACATGGGGATACACCGCCAGCGCCGTCGAGCAGATCATCATCGACAATCACACCACCGACACCGAGTAA
- a CDS encoding heavy metal-responsive transcriptional regulator produces the protein MRIGETAAAAGLTAKTLRFYEDRGLLPAADRAPNGYRDYPHETVSRLEFIRRGRTAGLTLAQISDILTVRDLGQAPCVHVKDLLASQLRHLDAQIAELTALRATVAEFHDAAAAGNPASCDPERICSYL, from the coding sequence ATGCGCATTGGCGAGACCGCCGCAGCTGCGGGCTTGACGGCTAAGACACTGCGGTTCTACGAGGACCGGGGCCTGCTGCCGGCCGCCGACAGGGCCCCGAACGGATACCGCGACTATCCCCACGAGACGGTCAGCCGGCTGGAATTCATCCGCCGCGGCCGCACCGCCGGACTGACCCTGGCCCAGATCAGCGACATCCTCACCGTCCGCGACCTCGGGCAGGCCCCCTGCGTACACGTGAAGGATCTGCTGGCCAGTCAACTCCGCCACCTCGATGCCCAGATCGCCGAACTCACAGCGCTCCGGGCAACCGTCGCCGAATTCCATGACGCCGCGGCCGCAGGAAACCCCGCATCCTGCGACCCCGAACGCATCTGCAGCTACCTCTAA
- a CDS encoding DUF4192 domain-containing protein — MLEKINLTGPADLLATIPHLLGITPSESFVVLTAHAGALGATLRVDAPEHVEPVNYAQTLTSHAANDEKATASYLVVYTDENQDSYPYAAHVAALVSELAAARMPVRHVWLVTSTHWTEFGTDEERPLEQITDSHANATFTFFGSATDIDVYNPALLGTWAMPVEAPEGTEADIQKACAAWAAVLDSTGTPDSETARDLAGAFQHKMVRDFLFRETITTQNGNFADVILGTFTGRPDWNRVDRAQAIAFELMKAVPAGQRAPMLTLMGWLEWLKGNGTQASRYLKHADTDAPGFRLAGLLQELINRGSVAEVARDPETSYQRHNN, encoded by the coding sequence ATGCTTGAAAAGATCAACCTCACCGGTCCCGCCGACCTGCTGGCCACCATCCCGCACCTGCTGGGCATCACGCCCTCGGAATCGTTCGTCGTCCTCACCGCCCACGCCGGCGCGCTCGGCGCGACCCTGCGGGTGGACGCACCCGAACACGTCGAGCCGGTCAACTACGCGCAGACGCTGACCAGCCACGCCGCCAACGATGAGAAGGCCACGGCGTCCTACCTCGTCGTCTACACCGACGAGAACCAGGACAGCTACCCCTACGCCGCGCACGTCGCCGCACTGGTGTCCGAGCTGGCCGCAGCCCGGATGCCCGTGCGGCACGTCTGGCTCGTGACCTCCACTCACTGGACGGAGTTCGGCACGGACGAGGAGCGCCCGCTGGAGCAAATCACCGACAGCCACGCCAACGCGACGTTTACCTTCTTCGGCAGCGCCACGGACATCGACGTCTACAACCCCGCCCTGCTGGGCACCTGGGCCATGCCGGTGGAAGCACCCGAAGGCACCGAAGCAGACATCCAGAAAGCATGCGCCGCGTGGGCGGCCGTGCTGGACAGCACCGGAACCCCGGACAGCGAAACGGCCCGGGACCTTGCGGGAGCGTTCCAGCACAAGATGGTCCGGGACTTCCTGTTCCGCGAGACCATCACCACCCAGAACGGCAACTTCGCCGACGTCATCCTCGGTACCTTCACCGGACGCCCCGACTGGAACCGGGTGGACCGGGCCCAGGCCATCGCGTTCGAACTGATGAAGGCAGTCCCGGCAGGCCAGCGCGCACCGATGCTGACCCTGATGGGGTGGCTGGAATGGCTCAAAGGCAACGGCACCCAAGCCAGCCGGTACCTCAAGCACGCGGACACGGACGCCCCCGGGTTCCGGCTGGCAGGGCTGCTGCAGGAATTGATCAACCGCGGCTCAGTCGCAGAGGTCGCTCGCGACCCGGAAACCTCCTACCAGCGCCACAACAACTAA
- the merB gene encoding organomercurial lyase MerB yields MTNNINQVTDRLASAETGMQPWLWLPLLKLLAQGDPVDVNDLTAATGRTEPEIRAALETMADTEYDGSGRIIGQGLTMRPTQHRFEVDGEQLYTWCALDTLIFPTLLGGSARIESAYKSTGTPVRVRVEGSGVTSVEPATAVVSLVNPEDMSSVRSSFCNQVHFFASPEEAEPWLKNHPDGTVIPVDEAYRLASTMADQMLAGIPTQGREKPGNGAQSCSC; encoded by the coding sequence ATGACAAACAACATCAACCAGGTCACCGACCGCCTCGCCTCCGCCGAAACCGGCATGCAGCCCTGGCTGTGGCTGCCCCTGCTGAAGCTCCTCGCCCAGGGCGACCCGGTCGACGTGAATGACCTCACCGCTGCCACCGGCCGCACTGAGCCGGAGATCCGCGCCGCACTGGAGACCATGGCCGACACCGAGTACGACGGGTCCGGGCGGATCATCGGGCAGGGCCTGACGATGCGTCCCACCCAGCACCGCTTCGAAGTCGACGGCGAACAGCTTTATACCTGGTGCGCCTTGGACACCCTGATTTTCCCCACCCTTCTGGGTGGTTCCGCGCGGATCGAATCCGCCTACAAATCAACGGGAACACCCGTACGGGTGCGGGTCGAGGGCTCCGGTGTCACCAGTGTTGAGCCGGCCACCGCCGTGGTCTCACTGGTTAATCCGGAGGACATGAGCTCTGTCCGCTCATCCTTTTGTAACCAGGTCCACTTCTTCGCCTCACCCGAAGAAGCGGAACCTTGGCTCAAGAACCACCCCGACGGCACCGTCATCCCCGTCGACGAGGCATACCGCCTGGCCTCCACCATGGCCGACCAAATGCTCGCCGGGATCCCCACGCAGGGCAGGGAGAAACCGGGCAACGGGGCGCAAAGCTGCAGCTGCTAA
- the merA gene encoding mercury(II) reductase — MSEPTPDFDLAIIGSGGGAFAAAIRATNLGKRVLMIERSTVGGTCVNTGCVPSKALLAAAEARHVALDASGRFPGISTSAEPVDMGALVGGKRSLVETMRADKYVDLAADYGWELRQGNAVFAGTPQEPVLEITGEGGARESVTAAHYLVATGSSPWAPPIEGLQDTDYVTSTTAMELDEVPDSLLVLGGGYVALEQAQLFARLGSKVTMLVRSRLASAEEPEASRALMGVFADEGIRVVRRAAVSAVRTDPATGEIVATAAVSGGQEEFRATRLLVAMGRRPVTDGLNLDAVGVKTGDGGEILVNSQLTSSNDRIWAAGDVTGHREFVYVAAAHGSLAVENAFNNAGREVDYRHLPRVTFTSPALAAVGMTDKEANAAGIRCECRVLPLEYVPRALVNRDTRGFIKIVADASTGRIVGITAVGKEAGDLAAAGVYILEAGMTVHQVANLWSPYLTMAEGIKIAAQSFSTDISKLSCCAS; from the coding sequence ATGTCTGAACCAACACCTGATTTTGATCTGGCCATCATCGGTTCCGGCGGCGGGGCGTTCGCGGCCGCGATCCGGGCGACCAACCTGGGCAAACGCGTGCTGATGATCGAGCGTTCCACCGTCGGCGGGACGTGCGTGAACACCGGCTGTGTGCCGTCCAAGGCGCTCCTCGCGGCGGCCGAGGCCCGACACGTTGCCCTGGACGCTTCCGGCCGGTTCCCCGGCATCAGCACCTCTGCCGAGCCGGTGGATATGGGTGCGCTCGTCGGCGGGAAACGTTCCCTTGTGGAGACGATGCGCGCGGATAAGTACGTGGACCTAGCGGCGGATTACGGCTGGGAGCTGCGTCAGGGCAACGCCGTTTTCGCCGGCACCCCGCAGGAACCGGTCCTGGAAATCACCGGTGAGGGCGGCGCACGCGAGTCCGTCACTGCGGCGCACTATCTGGTGGCCACAGGCTCCAGTCCTTGGGCGCCCCCGATCGAGGGACTGCAGGACACGGACTACGTGACGTCAACCACGGCGATGGAACTGGACGAGGTTCCGGACTCTTTGCTGGTGCTCGGCGGCGGCTATGTGGCGCTGGAACAGGCCCAGCTCTTCGCCCGGCTCGGGTCCAAGGTGACCATGCTGGTCCGGTCCCGGCTGGCATCGGCCGAGGAACCCGAAGCGTCCCGGGCCCTGATGGGCGTCTTCGCCGATGAGGGCATCCGCGTGGTCCGCCGTGCCGCCGTTTCCGCCGTACGGACCGACCCGGCCACCGGAGAGATCGTCGCGACCGCTGCCGTCTCAGGCGGGCAAGAAGAATTCCGGGCCACCCGGCTGCTCGTCGCCATGGGCCGGCGCCCGGTCACCGACGGCCTGAACCTGGACGCCGTCGGCGTCAAGACCGGGGACGGCGGAGAGATCCTGGTCAACAGCCAGCTGACCAGCTCCAACGACCGGATCTGGGCAGCCGGGGACGTGACCGGACACCGCGAATTCGTCTACGTCGCAGCCGCCCACGGCTCCCTGGCCGTCGAAAACGCCTTCAACAACGCAGGCCGCGAGGTCGACTACCGGCACCTGCCCCGTGTCACCTTCACCAGCCCCGCGCTGGCCGCGGTCGGGATGACCGATAAGGAAGCCAACGCGGCGGGCATCCGGTGCGAGTGCCGGGTCCTGCCCTTGGAATACGTGCCCCGGGCCCTGGTGAACAGGGACACCCGCGGTTTTATCAAGATCGTCGCAGACGCCTCCACCGGGCGGATTGTGGGAATCACCGCCGTGGGCAAGGAAGCAGGAGACCTCGCCGCCGCCGGTGTCTACATCCTCGAGGCAGGCATGACCGTGCACCAGGTGGCGAACCTCTGGTCCCCGTACCTGACCATGGCCGAGGGGATCAAGATCGCGGCCCAGTCCTTCAGTACCGACATCTCCAAACTCTCTTGCTGCGCCTCCTGA
- a CDS encoding NAD(P)/FAD-dependent oxidoreductase: MSEHFDVAVLGMGPGGEVAAGRLLKAGKKVAVIERELIGGECAYWACVPSKTVLRPPEARTEVHRAAGVTGAELDWAETSDYRDYMIRHLDDKDQIDGYARHGAVVIKEEARITGPGRIRAGDRELSAEHIIIATGSAPVIPALEGLDQITAWTNRETYTATTLPERAVVVGGSAVGIETATFLARFGVTVTLIHRGDRLLEREEPRAGELVGKYLPESGIDIRLGVNARRGRRAGGQSVLDLDDGTEVAADVVIFATGRTPRTQDLGFEQAGVILGDRGQVQVDEHCRAGEKIWAIGDVTGIMAFTHVAKYQGRIAADAILGQPRKAFYEGIPRVVFADPEIAAAGLTQARADQEGLNTTAAEIDLAAAITRPWTYERDPRGHLGLLADTDRKVLIGAWAVAPMAGEWIHQASLAIRARIPIATLRDQVAQYPTYNEAYQAALDKLDI; this comes from the coding sequence ATGAGCGAACATTTTGACGTGGCAGTGCTGGGGATGGGGCCCGGCGGGGAAGTCGCCGCAGGCCGGCTGCTGAAAGCCGGGAAGAAGGTCGCGGTCATCGAGCGCGAGCTCATCGGCGGGGAATGCGCGTACTGGGCCTGCGTGCCGTCCAAAACCGTGCTCAGGCCACCCGAGGCCCGAACGGAAGTGCACCGGGCGGCCGGTGTTACGGGCGCGGAGCTGGACTGGGCCGAAACCAGCGACTACCGCGATTACATGATCAGGCATCTTGATGACAAGGACCAGATCGACGGGTACGCCCGCCACGGTGCCGTGGTCATTAAAGAGGAGGCCCGGATCACCGGACCCGGACGGATCCGGGCCGGAGACCGGGAACTGAGCGCCGAGCACATCATCATCGCGACCGGTTCCGCCCCGGTCATCCCGGCCTTGGAGGGCCTGGATCAGATCACGGCCTGGACAAACCGGGAAACCTATACGGCCACGACCCTGCCGGAACGCGCTGTGGTCGTCGGCGGCAGCGCCGTCGGGATTGAGACGGCCACGTTCCTGGCCCGCTTCGGAGTCACCGTCACCCTGATCCACCGCGGGGACCGGCTCCTGGAACGTGAAGAACCCCGCGCCGGTGAACTGGTCGGCAAATACCTCCCCGAATCCGGGATCGACATCCGCCTGGGAGTAAACGCCCGTCGCGGCCGTCGTGCAGGCGGGCAGAGCGTCCTTGACCTCGACGACGGCACCGAGGTGGCGGCCGACGTCGTCATCTTTGCCACCGGCCGCACCCCGCGCACCCAGGATCTGGGGTTCGAGCAGGCGGGAGTGATCCTGGGTGACCGCGGGCAGGTGCAGGTTGATGAACATTGCCGTGCGGGTGAGAAGATCTGGGCGATCGGGGACGTCACCGGAATTATGGCCTTCACCCACGTCGCGAAGTACCAGGGCCGTATCGCGGCCGACGCTATTCTCGGCCAACCCCGGAAGGCCTTCTACGAGGGCATTCCCCGGGTCGTGTTCGCCGACCCGGAAATCGCCGCCGCCGGCCTCACCCAGGCCCGGGCAGACCAGGAGGGCCTGAACACCACAGCGGCGGAAATCGACCTCGCCGCAGCCATCACCCGGCCCTGGACCTACGAACGGGATCCCCGCGGACACCTCGGGCTTTTGGCAGACACCGACCGGAAGGTCCTGATCGGCGCCTGGGCGGTGGCCCCGATGGCCGGGGAATGGATCCACCAGGCCTCCCTGGCCATCCGCGCCCGGATCCCCATCGCCACGTTGCGGGACCAGGTCGCCCAGTACCCGACCTACAACGAGGCGTACCAGGCCGCCCTGGACAAACTCGACATCTAG
- a CDS encoding recombinase family protein, protein MSGNVIGYARVSTRGQSLDSQVDALVSAGAVRVFQEYASGATQARARWMECLDYLQPGNVLMVADLTRLGRSTADLADIVTVLGRRGIGFRSLAEPWLDTTSAHGKLIFDMFASLAEYERSRLSERTKAGLAAAKARGRLGGRPRTMTAGKLETARQLRGEGHTLKETAQRLSVSVSSLTRALSQNGVPETKSARS, encoded by the coding sequence GTGTCGGGCAATGTGATCGGCTATGCGAGGGTCAGCACCCGGGGGCAGTCTCTGGATTCCCAGGTTGATGCGCTGGTGTCGGCGGGGGCGGTCCGCGTGTTTCAGGAATACGCTTCCGGGGCGACGCAGGCCCGGGCGCGGTGGATGGAGTGCCTGGACTACCTGCAACCGGGCAACGTCCTGATGGTTGCTGACCTCACCAGGCTGGGTCGTAGCACGGCGGATCTGGCTGACATTGTGACAGTGCTGGGGCGGCGGGGGATAGGGTTCCGTTCCCTGGCCGAGCCATGGCTAGATACCACCAGTGCGCACGGCAAGCTCATCTTTGACATGTTCGCCTCCCTGGCAGAGTACGAGCGTTCGAGGTTGTCCGAAAGGACAAAGGCTGGCCTGGCTGCGGCGAAGGCGCGCGGCCGGCTGGGTGGACGCCCCCGCACCATGACGGCGGGGAAGCTTGAAACGGCCCGACAGTTACGCGGCGAGGGTCATACCTTGAAGGAGACAGCTCAAAGGCTTAGCGTCAGCGTCTCATCGCTGACCAGGGCCCTCAGTCAAAACGGAGTCCCGGAAACCAAGTCCGCACGCTCTTAG
- a CDS encoding ATP-binding protein gives MTSKPLLAVDKVFVPGLDSEYTHVERENAPQVARIRQYVHQKGYLIPVVGPTKMGKTVLVRRTVPDAFYIDGSWITDAKDFWVRLAAQLDIPTSQNGNKTNGDTSKWGFKAKLDLLLGSAESQIGGEHSRIIAKGWSAEIPADQAVTAAIRALNEVDQSAVIIIDDFHYMPPSVRAQVVASLKGLCANGATGVLITLPHHRNEAVTQIQDMIGRNKVATLEGWTLSELEEIAKLGFHKLNLLDPSGAYGQMLARESYGSPQLMQALCLSFVRDVNGIKVEQQQPTPLQAPATWSDFFEEQVDERAYEWLETLVFGPPVRGQDRRVFDLQDGRKLDGYQLIFAALKAGGPVLSTKVRDLKPIVTQLLTNGSNDEYARLNLVTKLNQLTKISSRTLSAQHADDLETEDDELPAAAPDESLPNNKHQPLFEYNSRRHGEIDILEPYLAYALKWKSDGLLA, from the coding sequence ATGACCTCAAAACCCTTGCTAGCTGTCGATAAGGTCTTTGTGCCTGGGCTCGACTCCGAATACACACATGTCGAACGGGAAAATGCTCCCCAGGTCGCCAGGATCCGCCAATATGTGCACCAGAAGGGATACCTCATCCCTGTGGTAGGCCCCACGAAAATGGGCAAAACGGTATTGGTTCGCAGGACTGTGCCCGATGCCTTTTACATTGACGGCAGCTGGATCACCGATGCCAAGGATTTCTGGGTACGTCTAGCGGCCCAACTCGACATACCAACGTCCCAAAATGGCAACAAGACAAATGGTGACACCTCGAAATGGGGATTCAAAGCCAAGCTCGACCTCCTGCTTGGTAGCGCCGAAAGCCAAATTGGCGGCGAGCACTCGCGCATTATTGCCAAGGGTTGGTCCGCCGAAATTCCCGCAGACCAAGCTGTCACGGCGGCCATTCGCGCCCTGAACGAAGTCGATCAATCTGCTGTAATCATCATCGATGACTTCCACTACATGCCGCCCTCCGTGCGCGCTCAGGTTGTCGCCAGCCTCAAGGGACTCTGCGCAAATGGCGCCACTGGCGTACTCATCACATTGCCTCATCACCGCAACGAAGCAGTGACCCAAATCCAGGACATGATCGGTCGGAACAAAGTGGCAACGCTGGAGGGATGGACACTCTCTGAGCTAGAAGAGATAGCTAAGCTCGGTTTCCACAAACTCAATCTCCTGGACCCCAGCGGCGCATACGGACAAATGCTAGCCCGTGAAAGTTACGGTAGCCCTCAGCTCATGCAGGCGCTGTGCCTCAGCTTTGTCCGCGACGTCAACGGCATCAAGGTAGAGCAACAGCAGCCCACGCCCCTTCAGGCTCCTGCGACGTGGTCCGATTTCTTCGAGGAACAGGTGGATGAGAGGGCCTACGAATGGCTCGAGACCTTGGTCTTCGGACCTCCGGTACGAGGTCAGGACCGTCGGGTATTTGACTTGCAGGACGGCCGCAAATTGGACGGATACCAGCTAATCTTCGCTGCCCTAAAGGCCGGCGGCCCGGTCCTTTCGACGAAGGTTCGCGACTTGAAACCTATCGTCACACAGCTGCTGACAAACGGTTCGAACGATGAATACGCGCGACTCAACCTCGTTACCAAGCTGAACCAACTCACTAAGATCTCCTCCAGAACGCTGAGCGCTCAACACGCGGATGACCTTGAAACCGAGGATGACGAGCTACCAGCAGCAGCACCGGATGAGTCCCTGCCAAACAACAAACATCAGCCTTTGTTCGAATACAACTCCCGCAGGCACGGCGAAATCGACATCCTGGAGCCATACCTGGCTTATGCCTTGAAATGGAAGAGCGACGGACTCCTGGCCTAA